A part of Rhodamnia argentea isolate NSW1041297 chromosome 8, ASM2092103v1, whole genome shotgun sequence genomic DNA contains:
- the LOC115736666 gene encoding DNA-directed RNA polymerase III subunit 1 isoform X1: MKAASHVFTKEPYVEDVGPRRIKSIRFSTFSASEVGKIAEVQVYRGVYYDQKRMPLEGGLLDPRMGPANKSFRCNTCYGDFKDCPGHFGYLTLALPVYNVGFLAKILEILKSICKSCSRILLEEESRRSELEKIRHPKRDALNKAELAKKIVNKCKPGKCARCGYINGTVKKAVGAISYIHDRSKTSDRSLEECKSAISHAKESKGFLSVASNILNPRDVLSLFERMSDEDCELLNVADRPEKFMITTIAVPPIAIRPSVMMEESRSNENDITERLKRIIQVNASLQQELQEIKNLAAWDHLQAEVGLYINSDVRGVPYPFQAAKPLAGFIQRLKGKQGRFRGNLSGKRVEYTGRTVISPDPNLKITEVAIPIQMARILTYPERVNQYNIEKLRQCVRNGPYKYPGARMIRYPDGEMRLLMANFRKRLADELGFGAIVERHLEDGDVVLFNRQPSLHRMSIMCHRARVMPWKTLRFNESVCNPYNADFDGDEMNLHVPQTEEARAEALMLMGVQNNLCTPKNGEILVASTQDFLTSSFLITRKDIFYDRAAFSLICSYLGDSMDLIDLPTPAIIKPIELWTGKQIFSVLLRPNARMRVFVNLTVKEKNYSKPKSASERELETMCPNDGFVYFRNSELISGQLGKATLGNGNKDGLYSVLLRDYNAHAAAACMNRLAKLSARWIGNHGFSIGIDDVQPDNDLNERKRETILNGYSSCDEKIELYNKGKLQLQPGCDAAQTLEAVITDILNQIRNETGQVCMKKLHWRNSPLIMSQCGSKGSPINISQMIACVGQQSVGGRRAPNGFIDRSLPHFPRKSKTPAAKGFVANSFYSGLTATEFFFHTMGGREGLVDTAVKTAETGYMSRRLMKALEDLSIHYDNTVRNASGCIVQFLYGDDCMDPAQMEGKSGFPLNFNRLLMKVKATCRSGEHKYLSAAEITSLIEQKLPENESTSDGGLSDASKAFKKSLKAFLLEEHEKGSKIIFDFGEDATGESCETVNRVAQKIGGITEEQLRAFIDTCISRYHFKRIEAGSAIGAIGAHSIGEPGTQMTLKTFHFAGVASMNVTLGVPRIKEIINGTKKILTPIITAELDRDDNVNIARMVKARIDKTILGQIAKSIKIVMTSRLGSIVITLDMNRIEESQLSIDANTVRESIMQTTKIKPKQLQINVLDVTKLEVVPLVDRGKLHFELHSLKNMLPNVIVKGVKTVERAVVNKGKEKYKDNEGKAKEREKYSLVVEGTGLQEVMGTDGIDGRKSKSNHVIEVQQTLGIEAARRCIIEEIQFIMSNHGMSIDIRHMMLLADVMTFRGEVLGITRFGIQKMDKSVLMLASFEKTSDHLFNASASGKADKIEGVSECIIMGVPMQLGTGILKVIQRDEKPELTYASDPIISSC; the protein is encoded by the exons ATGAAGGCGGCGTCCCATGTATTCACCAAGGAGCCTTACGTAGAGGATGTCGGCCCTCGGAGAAT CAAAAGCATTCGCTTTTCAACGTTCTCCGCCTCGGAGGTCGGGAAAATTGCTGAAGTTCAGGTGTATAGAGGCGTCTACTACGATCAGAAGCGGATGCCACTGGAGGGCGGCTTGTTGGATCCACGCATG GGTCCTGCAAACAAGAGTTTCAGGTGCAACACATGCTATGGAGATTTCAAGGATTGTCCTGGGCATTTTGGGTACTTGACTCTTGCTCTGCCCGTTTATAATGTtggatttcttgccaaaattctGGAGATTTTGAAGTCTATATGCAAG TCATGTTCGCGAATACTTTTGGAGGAGGAATCACGCAGATCTGAGTTGGAGAAGATAAGACATCCGAAGAGGGATGCTTTAAACAAGGCTGAGCTTGCAAAGAAAATAGTCAATAAGTGTAAACCAGGGAAGTGCGCCCGTTGTGGATACATAAATG GCACAGTGAAAAAAGCCGTTGGTGCTATTAGCTACATTCATGACCGTTCAAAGACTAGTGACAGGAGCCTGGAAGAGTGTAAATCTGCAATTTCCCATGCAAAAGAGTCCAAGGGATTCTTGAGTGTAGCTAGTAATATCCTTAATCCCCGGGAtgttctttctctctttgaaAGGATGTCAGATGAG GATTGTGAATTGCTCAATGTTGCGGACAGGCCGGAGAAATTTATGATAACTACCATAGCTGTGCCACCAATAGCAATTCGTCCTTCAGTCATGATGGAAGAATCGCGGAG TAATGAAAATGACATCACGGAGAGGTTAAAAAGAATTATTCAGGTCAATGCTTCACTTCAGCAAGAACTTCAAGAAATCAAAAATCTG GCTGCCTGGGATCATCTCCAAGCTGAGGTTGGGTTATATATAAACAGTGACGTTCGTGGCGTTCCATACCCTTTCCAAGCAGCCAAGCCACTGGCTGGTTTCATTCAGCGTCTTAAAGGAAAGCAGGGGCGTTTTCGTGGAAATTTATCTGGTAAGCGAGTGGAGTACACTGGAAGGACAGTCATATCACCGGACCCCAATCTGAAGATAACCGAG GTTGCGATCCCCATCCAAATGGCTCGGATCTTGACTTATCCTGAGCGTGTCAACCAATACAATATTGAGAAACTGAGACAATGTGTTCGCAATGGCCCCTACAAGTATCCCGGTGCAAGGATGATTAGATATCCTGATGGTGAAATGAG GCTCTTGATGGCAAATTTCAGAAAGCGCCTTGCTGATGAGTTAGGATTTGGTGCCATAGTCGAGCGCCACTTGGAAGATGGTGATGTTGTTCTTTTCAACAGACAACCAAGCTTGCATCGGATGTCTATCATGTGCCACAGG GCAAGAGTGATGCCATGGAAAACATTGAGATTCAATGAATCTGTTTGCAACCCATATAATGCTGATTTTGATGGAGATGAGATGAATTTGCATGTTCCTCAAACAGAAGAGGCTCGTGCAGAGGCTTTGATGTTGATGGGG GTCCAAAACAATTTATGCACCCccaaaaatggagaaattttGGTTGCTTCAACTCAAGATTTTCTTACATCCTCCTTTCTCATAACAAGGAAGGACATATTCTATGACCGGGCAGCCTTTTCACTCATATGTTCTTACCTGGGAGACAGCATGGATCTCATTGATCTGCCAACGCCAGCAATAATTAAG cCAATAGAACTCTGGACAGGAAAGCAGATATTTAGCGTTTTACTGCGCCCCAATGCACGCATGAGAGTTTTTGTGAATCTGACTGTAAAGGAGAAGAATTACAGCAAGCCTAAAAGTGCGTCAGAGAGGGAACTAGAAACAATGTGTCCTAATGAtggttttgtgtattttcgtAACAGTGAGCTTATATCTGGGCAACTTGGAAAGGCAACTTTAG GTAATGGGAACAAGGATGGTCTTTATTCTGTCCTCCTCAGGGACTACAATGCACATGCCGCTGCTGCTTGTATGAATCGTCTTGCTAAACTGAG TGCCCGGTGGATTGGAAATCATGGGTTTTCCATTGGTATTGATGATGTTCAACCAGATAATGATCTGaatgagaggaagagagagaccaTTTTGAATGGTTATAGTAGTTGTGATGAAAAAATAGAGCTCTATAACAAAGGAAAGCTACAACTCCAACCTGGTTGTGATGCTGCTCAAACATTGGAGGCTGTGATTACTGATATTCTAAATCAAATTCGAAATGAGACTGGGCAG GTGTGCATGAAGAAACTCCATTGGAGAAATAGTCCCTTGATCATGTCACAATGTGGTTCAAAAGGATCTCCCATCAATATTAGCCAAATGATTGCATGTGTGGGTCAGCAGTCGGTTGGGGGTCGTCGTGCACCTAATGGATTCATTGATCGGAGTCTTCCTCATTTTCCAAGGAAATCGAAAACACCTGCA GCTAAAGGTTTTGTTGCCAATTCATTTTACAGCGGTTTGACAGCTActgaatttttctttcataCAATGGGAGGACGGGAAGGCCTGGTTGATACGGCG GTGAAAACAGCTGAGACTGGGTACATGTCTCGTAGACTTATGAAGGCTTTGGAAGACTTGTCTATTCATTATGACAACACAGTAAGAAATGCAAGTGGATGCATTGTTCAATTTCTTTATGGTGATGATTGCATGGATCCTGCACAAATGGAAGGAAAGAGTGGGTTCCCTTTGAATTTCAACAGATTATTGATGAAAGTGAAG GCAACATGCCGTTCAGGAGAACATAAGTATTTATCTGCTGCGGAAATAACTTCATTGATAGAACAAAAGCTACCAGAAAATGAAAGTACTTCTGATGGGGGCCTCTCAGATGCTTCCAAAGCCTTCAAGAAATCCCTTAAAGCCTTCCTACTTGAAGAACATGAGAAAggatcaaaaatcatttttgactTTGGTGAAGATGCAACAGGGGAAAGCTGTGAGACTGTCAATCGGGTTGCCCAGAAAATTGGTGGAATTACTGAAGAACAGCTAAGG GCCTTTATAGACACCTGCATCTCTCGTTATCATTTCAAAAGAATTGAAGCTGGAAGTGCAATTGGAGCAATTGGGGCTCACAGTATTGGAGAACCAGGGACACAGATGACACTCAAAACGTTCCATTTTGCTGGTGTTGCCAGCATGA ATGTAACACTTGGAGTTCCTCGTATTAAGGAGATCATAAATGGAACCAAGAAAATACTCACACCCATCATCACTGCAGAGCTTGATCGTGATGATAATGTGAATATTGCTAGGATGGTAAAGGCTAGGATCGATAAGACCATTTTAGGCCAG attgCAAAGAGCATAAAGATTGTTATGACTTCAAGATTAGGGTCAATAGTCATCACTCTGGACATGAATAGAATTGAAGAATCACAGTTAAGTATAGATGCTAATACTGTGAGGGAGTCAATTATGCAGACTACGAAAATTAAACCGAAGCAGCTG CAAATAAATGTTTTGGATGTTACGAAATTGGAAGTCGTTCCTCTGGTTGATAGAGGTAAACTTCATTTTGAGCTCCATTCCCTCAAGAATATGCTTCCAAATGTCATAGTGAAG GGAGTCAAGACAGTAGAGCGTGCCGTGGTAaacaaagggaaagaaaaatataaggaCAATGAAGGGAAGgcgaaagagagggagaagtaCAGTCTGGTAGTGGAAGG CACAGGTCTGCAAGAAGTCATGGGCACCGACGGTATTGATGGTCGGAAAAGTAAAAGTAATCATGTCATTGAGGTACAGCAGACGCTTGGAATTGAAGCTGCTAGAAGGTGCATTATAGAGGAGATACAGTTTATTATGTCGAATCATGGCATGAGCATAGACATACGCCATATGATGCTTTTGGCAGATGTTATGACTTTCCGG GGGGAAGTTCTTGGCATTACAAGGTTTGGCATACAGAAAATGGACAAAAGTGTTTTGATGTTGGCTTCATTTGAGAAAACATCTGATCACCTCTTCAACGCTTCTGCAAGTGGTAAGGCTGACAAAATTGAAGGTGTCAGTGAATGCATCATCATGGGGGTACCAATGCAATTGGGCACAGGAATTCTGAAAGTGATCCAAAG GGATGAAAAACCAGAACTGACGTATGCATCGGATCCAATCATATCAAGTTGCTGA
- the LOC115736666 gene encoding DNA-directed RNA polymerase III subunit 1 isoform X2: MKAASHVFTKEPYVEDVGPRRIKSIRFSTFSASEVGKIAEVQVYRGVYYDQKRMPLEGGLLDPRMGPANKSFRCNTCYGDFKDCPGHFGYLTLALPVYNVGFLAKILEILKSICKSCSRILLEEESRRSELEKIRHPKRDALNKAELAKKIVNKCKPGKCARCGYINGTVKKAVGAISYIHDRSKTSDRSLEECKSAISHAKESKGFLSVASNILNPRDVLSLFERMSDEDCELLNVADRPEKFMITTIAVPPIAIRPSVMMEESRSNENDITERLKRIIQVNASLQQELQEIKNLAAWDHLQAEVGLYINSDVRGVPYPFQAAKPLAGFIQRLKGKQGRFRGNLSGKRVEYTGRTVISPDPNLKITEVAIPIQMARILTYPERVNQYNIEKLRQCVRNGPYKYPGARMIRYPDGEMRLLMANFRKRLADELGFGAIVERHLEDGDVVLFNRQPSLHRMSIMCHRARVMPWKTLRFNESVCNPYNADFDGDEMNLHVPQTEEARAEALMLMGVQNNLCTPKNGEILVASTQDFLTSSFLITRKDIFYDRAAFSLICSYLGDSMDLIDLPTPAIIKPIELWTGKQIFSVLLRPNARMRVFVNLTVKEKNYSKPKSASERELETMCPNDGFVYFRNSELISGQLGKATLGNGNKDGLYSVLLRDYNAHAAAACMNRLAKLSARWIGNHGFSIGIDDVQPDNDLNERKRETILNGYSSCDEKIELYNKGKLQLQPGCDAAQTLEAVITDILNQIRNETGQVCMKKLHWRNSPLIMSQCGSKGSPINISQMIACVGQQSVGGRRAPNGFIDRSLPHFPRKSKTPAAKGFVANSFYSGLTATEFFFHTMGGREGLVDTAVKTAETGYMSRRLMKALEDLSIHYDNTVRNASGCIVQFLYGDDCMDPAQMEGKSGFPLNFNRLLMKVKATCRSGEHKYLSAAEITSLIEQKLPENESTSDGGLSDASKAFKKSLKAFLLEEHEKGSKIIFDFGEDATGESCETVNRVAQKIGGITEEQLRAFIDTCISRYHFKRIEAGSAIGAIGAHSIGEPGTQMTLKTFHFAGVASMNVTLGVPRIKEIINGTKKILTPIITAELDRDDNVNIARMVKARIDKTILGQIAKSIKIVMTSRLGSIVITLDMNRIEESQLSIDANTVRESIMQTTKIKPKQLQINVLDVTKLEVVPLVDRGKLHFELHSLKNMLPNVIVKGVKTVERAVVNKGKEKYKDNEGKAKEREKYSLVVEGTGLQEVMGTDGIDGRKSKSNHVIEGEVLGITRFGIQKMDKSVLMLASFEKTSDHLFNASASGKADKIEGVSECIIMGVPMQLGTGILKVIQRDEKPELTYASDPIISSC, translated from the exons ATGAAGGCGGCGTCCCATGTATTCACCAAGGAGCCTTACGTAGAGGATGTCGGCCCTCGGAGAAT CAAAAGCATTCGCTTTTCAACGTTCTCCGCCTCGGAGGTCGGGAAAATTGCTGAAGTTCAGGTGTATAGAGGCGTCTACTACGATCAGAAGCGGATGCCACTGGAGGGCGGCTTGTTGGATCCACGCATG GGTCCTGCAAACAAGAGTTTCAGGTGCAACACATGCTATGGAGATTTCAAGGATTGTCCTGGGCATTTTGGGTACTTGACTCTTGCTCTGCCCGTTTATAATGTtggatttcttgccaaaattctGGAGATTTTGAAGTCTATATGCAAG TCATGTTCGCGAATACTTTTGGAGGAGGAATCACGCAGATCTGAGTTGGAGAAGATAAGACATCCGAAGAGGGATGCTTTAAACAAGGCTGAGCTTGCAAAGAAAATAGTCAATAAGTGTAAACCAGGGAAGTGCGCCCGTTGTGGATACATAAATG GCACAGTGAAAAAAGCCGTTGGTGCTATTAGCTACATTCATGACCGTTCAAAGACTAGTGACAGGAGCCTGGAAGAGTGTAAATCTGCAATTTCCCATGCAAAAGAGTCCAAGGGATTCTTGAGTGTAGCTAGTAATATCCTTAATCCCCGGGAtgttctttctctctttgaaAGGATGTCAGATGAG GATTGTGAATTGCTCAATGTTGCGGACAGGCCGGAGAAATTTATGATAACTACCATAGCTGTGCCACCAATAGCAATTCGTCCTTCAGTCATGATGGAAGAATCGCGGAG TAATGAAAATGACATCACGGAGAGGTTAAAAAGAATTATTCAGGTCAATGCTTCACTTCAGCAAGAACTTCAAGAAATCAAAAATCTG GCTGCCTGGGATCATCTCCAAGCTGAGGTTGGGTTATATATAAACAGTGACGTTCGTGGCGTTCCATACCCTTTCCAAGCAGCCAAGCCACTGGCTGGTTTCATTCAGCGTCTTAAAGGAAAGCAGGGGCGTTTTCGTGGAAATTTATCTGGTAAGCGAGTGGAGTACACTGGAAGGACAGTCATATCACCGGACCCCAATCTGAAGATAACCGAG GTTGCGATCCCCATCCAAATGGCTCGGATCTTGACTTATCCTGAGCGTGTCAACCAATACAATATTGAGAAACTGAGACAATGTGTTCGCAATGGCCCCTACAAGTATCCCGGTGCAAGGATGATTAGATATCCTGATGGTGAAATGAG GCTCTTGATGGCAAATTTCAGAAAGCGCCTTGCTGATGAGTTAGGATTTGGTGCCATAGTCGAGCGCCACTTGGAAGATGGTGATGTTGTTCTTTTCAACAGACAACCAAGCTTGCATCGGATGTCTATCATGTGCCACAGG GCAAGAGTGATGCCATGGAAAACATTGAGATTCAATGAATCTGTTTGCAACCCATATAATGCTGATTTTGATGGAGATGAGATGAATTTGCATGTTCCTCAAACAGAAGAGGCTCGTGCAGAGGCTTTGATGTTGATGGGG GTCCAAAACAATTTATGCACCCccaaaaatggagaaattttGGTTGCTTCAACTCAAGATTTTCTTACATCCTCCTTTCTCATAACAAGGAAGGACATATTCTATGACCGGGCAGCCTTTTCACTCATATGTTCTTACCTGGGAGACAGCATGGATCTCATTGATCTGCCAACGCCAGCAATAATTAAG cCAATAGAACTCTGGACAGGAAAGCAGATATTTAGCGTTTTACTGCGCCCCAATGCACGCATGAGAGTTTTTGTGAATCTGACTGTAAAGGAGAAGAATTACAGCAAGCCTAAAAGTGCGTCAGAGAGGGAACTAGAAACAATGTGTCCTAATGAtggttttgtgtattttcgtAACAGTGAGCTTATATCTGGGCAACTTGGAAAGGCAACTTTAG GTAATGGGAACAAGGATGGTCTTTATTCTGTCCTCCTCAGGGACTACAATGCACATGCCGCTGCTGCTTGTATGAATCGTCTTGCTAAACTGAG TGCCCGGTGGATTGGAAATCATGGGTTTTCCATTGGTATTGATGATGTTCAACCAGATAATGATCTGaatgagaggaagagagagaccaTTTTGAATGGTTATAGTAGTTGTGATGAAAAAATAGAGCTCTATAACAAAGGAAAGCTACAACTCCAACCTGGTTGTGATGCTGCTCAAACATTGGAGGCTGTGATTACTGATATTCTAAATCAAATTCGAAATGAGACTGGGCAG GTGTGCATGAAGAAACTCCATTGGAGAAATAGTCCCTTGATCATGTCACAATGTGGTTCAAAAGGATCTCCCATCAATATTAGCCAAATGATTGCATGTGTGGGTCAGCAGTCGGTTGGGGGTCGTCGTGCACCTAATGGATTCATTGATCGGAGTCTTCCTCATTTTCCAAGGAAATCGAAAACACCTGCA GCTAAAGGTTTTGTTGCCAATTCATTTTACAGCGGTTTGACAGCTActgaatttttctttcataCAATGGGAGGACGGGAAGGCCTGGTTGATACGGCG GTGAAAACAGCTGAGACTGGGTACATGTCTCGTAGACTTATGAAGGCTTTGGAAGACTTGTCTATTCATTATGACAACACAGTAAGAAATGCAAGTGGATGCATTGTTCAATTTCTTTATGGTGATGATTGCATGGATCCTGCACAAATGGAAGGAAAGAGTGGGTTCCCTTTGAATTTCAACAGATTATTGATGAAAGTGAAG GCAACATGCCGTTCAGGAGAACATAAGTATTTATCTGCTGCGGAAATAACTTCATTGATAGAACAAAAGCTACCAGAAAATGAAAGTACTTCTGATGGGGGCCTCTCAGATGCTTCCAAAGCCTTCAAGAAATCCCTTAAAGCCTTCCTACTTGAAGAACATGAGAAAggatcaaaaatcatttttgactTTGGTGAAGATGCAACAGGGGAAAGCTGTGAGACTGTCAATCGGGTTGCCCAGAAAATTGGTGGAATTACTGAAGAACAGCTAAGG GCCTTTATAGACACCTGCATCTCTCGTTATCATTTCAAAAGAATTGAAGCTGGAAGTGCAATTGGAGCAATTGGGGCTCACAGTATTGGAGAACCAGGGACACAGATGACACTCAAAACGTTCCATTTTGCTGGTGTTGCCAGCATGA ATGTAACACTTGGAGTTCCTCGTATTAAGGAGATCATAAATGGAACCAAGAAAATACTCACACCCATCATCACTGCAGAGCTTGATCGTGATGATAATGTGAATATTGCTAGGATGGTAAAGGCTAGGATCGATAAGACCATTTTAGGCCAG attgCAAAGAGCATAAAGATTGTTATGACTTCAAGATTAGGGTCAATAGTCATCACTCTGGACATGAATAGAATTGAAGAATCACAGTTAAGTATAGATGCTAATACTGTGAGGGAGTCAATTATGCAGACTACGAAAATTAAACCGAAGCAGCTG CAAATAAATGTTTTGGATGTTACGAAATTGGAAGTCGTTCCTCTGGTTGATAGAGGTAAACTTCATTTTGAGCTCCATTCCCTCAAGAATATGCTTCCAAATGTCATAGTGAAG GGAGTCAAGACAGTAGAGCGTGCCGTGGTAaacaaagggaaagaaaaatataaggaCAATGAAGGGAAGgcgaaagagagggagaagtaCAGTCTGGTAGTGGAAGG CACAGGTCTGCAAGAAGTCATGGGCACCGACGGTATTGATGGTCGGAAAAGTAAAAGTAATCATGTCATTGAG GGGGAAGTTCTTGGCATTACAAGGTTTGGCATACAGAAAATGGACAAAAGTGTTTTGATGTTGGCTTCATTTGAGAAAACATCTGATCACCTCTTCAACGCTTCTGCAAGTGGTAAGGCTGACAAAATTGAAGGTGTCAGTGAATGCATCATCATGGGGGTACCAATGCAATTGGGCACAGGAATTCTGAAAGTGATCCAAAG GGATGAAAAACCAGAACTGACGTATGCATCGGATCCAATCATATCAAGTTGCTGA